GCCGTAGGTGCCGTCCTGGTTCGGGCAGGAGATGCGCGCGAAAGCGGAGTGCGGATCGATGCCGAGCCCTCCGGTGAGCTCGAGGAAGTAGGCATGGTCCTTTGGGTTCATGGCGGTGGTACCGCCCTTCATCACCTGGTCATACGCGCACCGTCCGGTGTTTTTGCCGAGGAGCGATTCACGGTTCAGGATGCCGAGAATGAGCGCCGGACGGATGCCGGCCGCGCCGCCCGCGAGCTTCGCGTACTCGTACGCCTTTTCGAAGGTGAGCTCACCGCCGCCCAGGAGCTCGAAGATGCGGTTTCGAATTTGCGCCGCCTCCTCTTTCGTCTTAGTAAGAATTTTCTGATATTCAGCCTCTTTCCCCTTCGTTGTTTTCAAGAGGGTCGCCTTTTGCGTCTGGGTCGACTGAACGCCACGCTTCTGCGCCTCTTGGATTACCTTCAAGTTTTCAGTATCCTCCCGTTCGAGCGCGAGCTCCTGCTTCTGGTCCAGGAGCTGTTCCCGAAGCTTTGTGATTTCCGCGAGTGAGTTCCGGAGACTCGACTGAACGAGCATCACATTTTCAATATTACCAAAAAAGTCAGAGAGACGGGCGTTGCCCACCAAAACCGCTAAGAGTGGCTCGCGGTCTGATTCGTAAAGGTTTCGGACCGCTCGCGAGATGGCATCCTTATGTACCACGATGCGGTTCTCGGTGCTCACGATGGTCCGTTGCGTGGCGGCAGTATCCTTCTCAAGCTGGCTGATGTTCAAGTTCACCGCCTTGATTTGGAGGTTCAGCTTATTGATTTTTGCGTTCAACGAACTGATTTCCCCGGAGAGCGACTTACCCTGCTTTTGGTACGACGCGATGGTCTTTTGGTGCTCCGCGATTTGCGTCTCAAGCTCTGTGAGCTGCGCTTCGAGCTCACTCCGCTGTTCTTTGGTTGTCGGCGTCGTCTCGGCGGTCTGCTCCGCGACTCCCTGGTCTTCCTGTGCGGCAACCTGGCCCGGCGCTTGTACGGAACCAAGCATGAAACTCACCACCCCGAGGATGGCCACACATTTTATCGCGAGCCGCAGCTGCGATGCCGAATGGACCGGCGTCCACCCAAGTGAAATACGCCGCGGGAGGGTTCGGGCGACATCTCGGACAATCGGAGGAATCGAGGATTCAGGCATCTATCAGATAGAACGATACAGGAAGCGTATCGTCACGTGCAATCCAGCACCGCGCGGTTTTATAATGTGGTGCGAGAAACGGCTCGGCTATGCCTGCGTTGCCGGTTCTGTGGCTGTATTCGCCGCAACCGCTCCGGCCGCGGGCGCCGCCACCGGTCCGCCAGCTGGCGGAGGGGCGGTAACCTCCTCCTTCGCCTTCTCGCCAACCGTCACGATTGCGGTATCCTCGTTTGCGCGGACCTTGACCTCGGCAGACACGATGAGATCGCGGACGTAAATTGTCTGGCCGGGCTGTGCAAGCGTCTCAACGGAAACAATCAGTTCGTGCGGCATGCG
Above is a genomic segment from bacterium containing:
- a CDS encoding lytic murein transglycosylase; this encodes MAILGVVSFMLGSVQAPGQVAAQEDQGVAEQTAETTPTTKEQRSELEAQLTELETQIAEHQKTIASYQKQGKSLSGEISSLNAKINKLNLQIKAVNLNISQLEKDTAATQRTIVSTENRIVVHKDAISRAVRNLYESDREPLLAVLVGNARLSDFFGNIENVMLVQSSLRNSLAEITKLREQLLDQKQELALEREDTENLKVIQEAQKRGVQSTQTQKATLLKTTKGKEAEYQKILTKTKEEAAQIRNRIFELLGGGELTFEKAYEYAKLAGGAAGIRPALILGILNRESLLGKNTGRCAYDQVMKGGTTAMNPKDHAYFLELTGGLGIDPHSAFARISCPNQDGTYGGAMGPAQFIPSTWKIYSPEITRITGSEPANPWNNSDAFTGTALYLEDNGAAAQTAAAEKKASATYYCGSRWQRSACQFYASKVLEAAAGFQDDIEVLEQAKQPAGGGSTSPSQSNG